In one window of Microplitis demolitor isolate Queensland-Clemson2020A chromosome 4, iyMicDemo2.1a, whole genome shotgun sequence DNA:
- the LOC103572541 gene encoding protein Skeletor, isoforms B/C, which translates to MKTRYYLSTYKYLLFLVFFITHYCHAEDYYGKLIGKLSELHHGLSGEVYAVDARTLFIKDLTYDGEGPAAYFYAGNSRAPIINGFRIRDEKGNSGPLKQYRKKKITLTLPEGKTLKDIRWFSVYCDAYSVNFGDVKIPRGFDAPKPQKLAGLNGVHGVRSEPVVVVDAQTLLVPSFSYDGEAPDAKFWVGSGAHPSSNGIRLPDENGRETPLRAYDRKTIVLTLPGDITIHQLGHFGIWCEAFTVDFGHIQIPSNLNVPPSLKMLGISPQSKLNCEVLDDNLTFEVRWAVAGESIVIQLVSRLDDNNYMAFGLSANPERSLMVGGDVVVAWVDKETLQGYAIDYILDGKSQCSGKRGSCPDTRIQDSTNSIRLLNAAMVNGYSIITYQRPLKASDELDLEIKTNRSQAIIWGIGPLNERNEVSFHTHYLKSDKLIEFGRPAAWNCPMPQTDDDQYEEESLNNSPTTPKNNFNNNNNNDNQNNNNNKNTNNNYSFTNNTNSNNNNQNINEEISVKPTTRRPTSRSRPYTATPAPASTANAWEIPPIQCHEPDDGTFYAQLGPTGGKHGYPAITGHVGWGISWYINGLLIPEINVVRGRQYSFIVEAGDDPSIPAKYHPFYITDDPVGGYMHKTPEERAQVKIFAGVKRSQDSNNLIPTGVGRFCRWNHDQNAPDADSYASFGAFQRSLELVCEEGVPGIVTWTPDKNTPDTVYYQCFTHRYLGWKINVLDNCQEPEGSASDTHQSYELPDSQVDSSIPTPTKIHVVGSITKI; encoded by the exons ATGAAGACACGTTACTATTTATCAAcctacaaatatttattatttttagttttttttattacac ATTATTGTCATGCGGAGGATTATTATGGCAAATTAATTGGTAAATTATCCGAGTTACATCATGGACTGAGCGGTGAAGTTTATGCGGTCGATGCCAGAACATTGTTTATCAAGGATTTAACTTATGATGGTGAAGGTCCtg ctgCGTATTTTTACGCCGGAAACTCGCGAGCACCGATAATAAATGGATTTAGAATCCGAGATGAAAAAGGTAATTCAGGACCATTGAAACAGtaccggaaaaaaaaaataactctgaCACTACCGGAAGGAAAGACTTTGAAAGACATAAGATGGTTCTCAGTTTATTGTGACGCCTACTCa gTTAATTTCGGGGATGTAAAAATACCTCGAGGTTTCGATGCTCCAAAACCACAAAAGCTCGCAGGTTTAAATGGCGTCCATGGAGTCCGCTCTGAGCCCGTGGTGGTCGTCGACGCCCAGACACTATTAGTACCCTCATTCTCGTACGACGGAGAAGCCCCAg ATGCGAAATTCTGGGTTGGTTCCGGAGCACATCCATCATCCAACGGCATTAGATTACCCGATGAAAATGGGAGAGAAACACCATTACGTGCTTATGATCGTAAAACAATAGTACTAACTCTACCCGGTGATATTACTATTCATCAATTGGGCCATTTTGGTATTTGGTGTGAGGCCTTCACCGTAGACTTCGGTCATATACAAATTCCATCCAACCTCAATGTACCACCGTCACTCAAAATGCTTGGCATTTCACCTCag tcgAAATTAAATTGTGAGGTACTCGATGATAATTTAACATTTGAGGTAAGATGGGCTGTTGCTGGTGAGAGTATTGTTATACAACTCGTTTCACGTTtag atGACAATAATTACATGGCGTTTGGGTTGTCAGCTAATCCGGAGCGTAGTTTGATGGTGGGCGGTGATGTTGTAGTAGCTTGGGTTGACAAAGAGACATTGCAAGGATACGCGATTGATTATATACTCGATGGTAAATCACAGTGTTCTGGTAAACGTGGTAGTTGTCCAGATACTCGTATACAg GACTCAACGAATTCAATACGTTTGCTAAACGCTGCAATGGTAAATGGCTACAGCATTATAACATACCAAAGACCATTAAAAGCCTCTGATGAATTGGATCTCGAGATAAAAACAAACCGTTCGCAAGCAATTATTTGGGGTATTGGTCCATTAAATGAAAGAAATGAGGTCAGCTTCCACACTCACTATCTCAAGAGCgacaaattaattgaatttggACGACCCGCCGCTTGGAATTGCCCAATGCCTCAGACTGATGACGATCAATATGAAGAAGAAAGTTTAAACAACAGTCCGACTActcctaaaaataatttcaataataataataacaatgacaatcaaaataacaataataataaaaataccaacaaTAACTACAGTTTCACTAACAATACCaatagtaataacaataatcaaaatattaacgAAGAAATTTCAGTTAAACCTACAACTCGTCGACCAACATCACGTTCTAGACCTTATACTGCAACACCAGCACCCGCATCAACAGCCAATGCATGGGAAATACCACCAATTCAATGTCATGAACCAGATGATGGGACATTTTACGCACAACTTGGTCCTACTGGTGGTAAACATGGATATCCTGCGATAACgg GTCACGTTGGTTGGGGAATTTCCTGGTACATAAATGGTTTATTGATACCTGAAATTAACGTAGTACGTGGCCGTCAATATTCATTCATCGTTGAAGCGGGTGATGATCCAAGTATACCAGCAAAATATCATCCATTTTATATAACTGATGATCCAGTTGGTGGTTACATGCATAAAACCCCTGAAGAACGTGCtcaagttaaaatatttgctGGTGTGAAACGCAGCcaagattcaaataatttaataccgACTGGTGTCGGTCGTTTTTGCCGTTGGAACCATGACCAGAATGCACCTGATGCCGATAGTTATGCGTCATTTGGTGCATTCCAACGATCTTTGGAACTCGTTTGTGAAGAAGGTGTTCCGGGTATTGTCACATGGACACCCGATAAAAATACTCCCGATACCGTTTATTATCAA TGTTTTACCCATCGCTATCTTGGCTGGAAGATAAATGTCTTGGACAATTGTCAAGAACCTGAAGGATCAGCATCTGACACTCATCAATCTTATGAATTACCTGATTCCCAAGTTGACTCAAGTATTCCAACACCTACCAAG aTACACGTGGTGGGATCTATaaccaaaatttaa